Below is a genomic region from Brassica rapa cultivar Chiifu-401-42 chromosome A08, CAAS_Brap_v3.01, whole genome shotgun sequence.
GTTGCttgaactaaaaaaataaacaggGGATGGCTGTAGCTGTTGGAGATTGGTACTTCGAAAGAGCAAAAAAGTAAAGTTCAGAGACTGATTATCACAAGAAACGTTGTTAAGGAGATGTTTGTTACACTTTATTCCCATCGATTATTATATTGTTGAGTTTTTCATAGAAATGCAGTGAAGGGATTCCATAAATGTGTTTGCGTCAATTTATCAGCCAACCAATAAGTATAGATTTTATTTGAGAAAACTGATAGTTCATGATGCCAACAAATTCTTAATATCGTCGTAAAATTTAAATCCAAACAAACATTTAATACTTTGTACTTAACAGTCGAGTTACTGCGTTAGGTAATTTCTAAACGGTAAAAATGGGCTGTTTTGGATTGGaatcttataaaatatttgtgtaTAAAGTAAATCAGTTTTAACATCATTTCTAAACTGTCAAATCCATGGGCTATTTTaacagattttttatttttgtgaaaattctTTACCTACTCCGAATTTTCTAGGGCGAAAGAATATTCCGATGCCGGCCAAAACATAAAGCTTTGGGTCAATGGGGACAAGTCCAATTTTCTGATAAGACTCTTCAAAAAGCACATACAAGAGAAGAAGACTAAACAAAAATACAGCCTTTTCCCCAAAGATTATAATAGCCAGAAATTAAATGTATTCGATTccttttttttcatatatgtgaTCACTGATCAGTCATTAAATTCAATAAAAAGAAATCATTTTTGcaactttttaaataaaagtattagttttaaaatattaaactatatttaaatattctttttaaaagtCAAAAAATATACAGTTGACAGATATTTAtctctattttaaaattcatccaTTTTAAggaataaaatagaaaatacccTTAAACTAGGAtcatttctaaaaaaatgtcACTTCTTATTAGTTGAGCTAATTCCCACTTTAGTTTACTAATTATGTTTTGCTTTAATTATGTGTTTTCTTTGTGTCTTCTGTTTTGTCTTGTAATTAATCACAGGTCTGAAAAATGGTTAAGGATGTGACTCTGGCTCACAACTCATTCACAGAAACAGACAGAAACTGATTTATTACGTTCATCATTGTTCTTCAACAGAGTAATTGCAAGCTTAGACATCTAAAACCATCAAGAGTACtacacatcatcatcatcttaacaacaaaacaaaaaataaatgaatatataGTACTATGAGACTGAAAGGTTTGCATAAGATAGAAGAATAATTGACGTATAAAACACACTTAACAAATAAAAGACAGCTCAATTTTCACCCCCATGAATATACAGAACACTTGAATCCACTCTACGTATGTGTATATGGTATATGTTTTTGTTCTATACATCTGTTAGAATTAAAAGAAAAGCTAAAGGGACTGACCAAAAGAGACGGCCATTCTCTGAAGATCCTTGGAGAACACGTCACTAGCTTCAGGTGTGCTTAAATTCTCGTTCTGGCTTTGGCTCCAAGGATCTGTAATGTTCGAAACCTTGGCTAAGTATTCAGCCTCTGATTTGATGTAGATCTGTTGAGAGTTTTGGCTCTGTACAGTGCTACTATTGAAGAACGGTGTGTTCAAATAATCTGACCATTTCACTTCTTCAAAGTTATGATTAGGTTTGGTTACTGAAGAAGAAGGGATTGACCATGAGAAACCGCTATTTTCGAAGAAGTTCGAAGTGTTGTTTGTCTGAAACTCCCAGTTAGATCCTGCATGGTCTCCTCTGGAGACAGTACTCGAACTGTTGTCCGTAGGGAGACTAATTGAAGGCTTCACACAAACCGGTGTCTGAAAGACAGAACCAACCATGTTTCCGGGGCTGAACTGCCCCGGAACGATGGAACACATAGAAGACTCAGGTGTAAGGTTGGAGTTGAAGTTAAGCTTCTGAAGACCGAAGTAGTCGGAGAAATCAGATGGCCTCTCGAGGAAGAAGTCTTGGTTAGTTGCAGCAGAGGAGCTAGGAGACTTGAGGTCGTTACTGCTTCTTGTTGGCTTGTCGTTGTCAGCTTCGGAGATGGGTTTGTGTGTGTTCGGGTCAATGCCTCTTTGCTTCAGTTTCTTCTTTATACTCGAGTTCCACAGATTCTTGATCTCGTTGTCGGTTCTCCCCGGAAGCCTAGACGCAATCTGTGACcatctgatttaaaaaaaaaaaacagagcaaaaaaaCAGAGAAGGCTATGTTAAAACAGAGCATAGCCAAAAAAACAGAGGAGGCTAAAGACTTTAACTTTATCCTTTGTTATTACCTGTTTCCGAGAACAGAGTGAAGCTCAACGATTAGATTCTCTTCCTCAGGAGAGAAAGCTCCTCTCTTTAAATCAGGTCTCAAGTAATTGATCCATCTCAGTCTACAACTCTTTCCACATCTCTGCAAACCTGTAGCAGACACAAGACTTTTAGTTACATAAAGGTTATGTTTTTCTTCTGAGCTAAAGAAGAAATGTTACCAGCGAGTTTGGGGACAGAGCTCCAGCAGCCATGGCCATGATGGGTGATGTGATTGAGAAGCTTCTCGTCTTCTTCAGGAGACCATAGCCCTTTTCTCAGCTTTTGTTTGTAACAGCAAGAATGTCTACCCATTTAGTTTATTAAAAGCTGCAATGCTGTGTAAAGGAACAATGAAAGAGAAGaaagctctgttttttttttctttatatgaaacTTTTGAAGGCTAATGGAATCTGAGGAGAAGAAAGGTGGAGAAAATGAAGTAACAGAGCTCCAGGCAGAGATAGTATTAATAGGACTAAGAAAAGTTGCTTTCTTCAGAATAGTTTGTTGAATTttatgctctctctctctctagaagtTCTGAGCCAAAAAAGTGTGTATTATTAAGCTTTTGTAAAAGCAATTTGATTGGTCCACGTCGGATTGGCTTACACCAATGGTAAGAATCATGGTTAACAAATGGAGTTCATGTAGTTTTTTTGACATTTACATCACTTTAATCATCATACATTCGTCATGTCCTTTGTGGACCCATTTTTTCATACATTCAAATGCAGAAATTAAAGTGTGATCGACATAAATTTCAATCAATGTTTTTTTCCGAGTTAATATTGATAACAAGTGTGAGTGTAAGTAGTGGAGACATGCTCATTCGTGTTTGGCCTGTTCTTGAAGATGTTACGAGATACTCTACGCAGCCAAAAACGGTGTGACCTCAGCAACTCTTCTAGAGGTTTTAGTTCTAAAATTCATGAAAGTCATTAGAGATTTTTATATGAAGATGGGAAGGTATGTTAATTCCATACATATGAAGATGGCATGAATGTTACAAATTTTTGTCATGTGTTCTCCTAAAACATTTTTGATATGTGGCAAGATTATCAAACTCTTTGAGTGATGATATGTCCCAAAAAAGTTTATGAAGCTACACTCGCTGTAATGTTTAAGGTGTCTGCTTTATTGAAAGTGATTCTCAGTATTTTTGTATATGAAAAACTAATTAACActttaaactcttttttttgtgAACCCAAAATAATCAGCGGCTCTACTCTACCAACAAAAGTACGTAGAACACTGACATGGCCAAAACTAATACTATTTACTAGAGCGGTCGAAGCGTTATAAGTAAATTATTTACAATGAGACTGGAACAATTAAAGTAACCCATTAGATCAGTGTGTAGACAATAGGAATGAAGACAAGGAAGAGTTGTTTGTTGTCGTCATGAAAGACTGCTGCAATGAATTAAAAGCAAATGCTAAATGAGGACTAGATCTTTGTGAAGAAGAACGCATCAATTAAAGGAAATAATGGGAAATGTTCATAACCAGCAAGAAATTGACACCATTGGTTAGTATTTCCAGAAATTATTAAATGAAGTGAAACTGCCACATAATTAGAAAAAATTGCTTTAAAAACATGGTTTCTTTTGCAGATGTATGAGAATAATTAAGTATCTTTTGTTTgctttatacatttttaatttaattgacTCACTTCTCTTTGgcattttctctcttttttgccTTAAAACCAGTCATAATAGAGAGGGTATATTCTTTGTACATTCAAACCAAACTTTCCCTCAAATATTCACATGTTGAGTTTTTGTAGTTTTCTTACGTTATCTAGAGACGGCCACTCGTTAGACTCTTACCGTTTATCCATTTGTTTATTGGGACCCAATCGTGGATTTAAATCTTGaacaaaaagtatatatacatGCTATATCTATATGTTTTCATATATAACGTAATGATGTTAAAATTAGTTATCTAGTTGATTCTGGTAGACTTGCATTTAGATGTAACACTCTCCTACAGAATTCATAAATCTACTAATGGAATTATTTGTTACATCCACATATTATGAAGCCCTTAACgagtaaattaatatatattgttGAATGCTATTGTTCATGCATGAGCTTAAAAAGAAAACTCGTTAATAATGATCCCTTGTCATACAAATAAGCAAAACCGACATGAATGTCGACGCATCatcaaatataataaaacaaatggACTAGTGGTTTTATTGTAGAATATCTCGAACCTAAGCTGTCAGAAGATACTTCGAGTTAAACAATTCACCAAATGATTAATTACAAGAAACGCATATAATATATGGAAAGACTTTGCAATTGCAGGGAGTTCCTTTTTAATTACTCAGTAAGCTAATACTCTAATGTCAATCAACACGTTCTTGGAGTATATCATGGAAAAGAAAACATTATGTTAACTTCACTATATAATATTAGTATCCCCTAAAAAATGGAACATATTCGATTAGGATTGTGCATTATTGAGACCCATCATTTGATCATCATCGATCATGATTATACGACAATCATGCATATATATCCGCCGCAGCCCTTCCATTATATGCAAACCATATCAAAATTCAGATTATTTAGGCgttgattttgatttgattaGGAGCATGCATCTTTATTCGTTGTTTCCAACTTTTCAGTCTAATCTCAACAGGAAGATGTCGTTTACCCCtaatgtttttttctcttcaatATTTCAgtgattttctaaaatttatacaTGTTTAAATTATGATAGTACATGCAACAATATGAGAACaaatttcaacaatttttaatCTCACGATTAACGCaggattttaatttatatcccatcataattaaatatattatagaggtggattttcttatatgtatatatgtaaatgcatacataaacataaaatacaacacaaccattttttgtttttcatttaacGAACCCTTGTTTTGGCGGTGAATGATCGAATAATTTGCATGGTTGTTCTTCGTGCACTATATTTTAGCGTACACTGGAAGTATAAATGTATAATCATATATACAACTTAAACAAAAACACACATATTAGAACATTTGAGCTGCTCTCACAACTCAATCTTCCTCAGTCACAGAGTCACTCCTCTCATATTTTTCAATTGTTAAAAAGCTAACTATCCACTCGAAGTAGAGAAGTGAAAAAGGATTACGTGACGACTGTCGTTGTCGTTAATTTGTCATTGTCACAACTCACGCAGATTATAAAATCTTCGCCgacaaaaaaaaggagaagagGTTCTACACTCTACACGATTACACGTCTATTAGGGTTTCAATATTTGTATGAAAATTTAACAAACGAATATTAGATGATTCGACGGCGCTTTTAGTTTCGATGTACGTTGGCACTTGGCAAccaaaattaaactaattaaCCAATGCTTAAAAAGAAAGCAGTGGCATGCACAGTAGAATTTGTAGTCTACATTGCACTAAAaatttactctctttttttgtttctggatTCTCTTgatcaaacatatttatgtagaaAAGTTGTTTTCTGAAACTTAAAAGTGGATACAGAATAAATAAAGAAGGCCAGAACTGAAAGTGATTGTGTCGTCATCTAAGATGATTTTTCTTCCccaattttaatgattttttagaatttgaataaatttgaTCTCTCAGAGCCACTTGTAACTATGGAAGACAAAAAAACTATGAAAGTAAGTTTAATCAGAaataattgtaaatattttgtaagaaaAATTAAGGGACATGAAATGGCGATAGCAAAGcctaattattattaattttcgtAGCTCCTACTTAATTTTCATACATGATACATCAATGATCAATGCATCTGTTGTTTACTGTGTACAGTATATAGTTTTCTATAATTAGGAGATTTAGACAAAAGTTTAAAAGATTAACCATCAGCGGATTTAACCACCAATCATATTTCGTAATGACTAACGAAAATATGCATCCAATAAAGGTTTGTGAAAGTGCTAAATATTTAATCAAGTACTTCTACAACGAATCAACGATGTTGATGGaagattttgataattttaaataagaatttattaaTTGGACATGGAGAAAGGGACCTATTAGAAAGTTGATTACATTTTAGATTAAGAGGATGAAGtcatagagaaagagagaggggtCCCAGTGAGAAATGACCTTAATTGTATACCATCTTAATTGGCCCGTTTAGCATTAATCCTATCATCAAGGAAACATTAGCACATGCATGCACTTATACTAAGGAcccttttattattttatgtttgaatAATTTTTGTAAAGTTTATCCCCATTTCATTAATTAAAAAGTAATGCATCATAATAATTATACTTATGTCTCATTAAGTATTTATTCAAGACTTCGATTTCAGGTCACGTTGTTAATTACTCTTGATTTAGCTTGGCATTCCATCAGTTTTTCCGATTAGTATCTTTGAGGATTTAATGAATTTATACTCTAGTTGAGTTCTGAGATgagttataaacttataaaatacAATAGATCGAGTTGATTTCTCATATTGTTTTTAAGTGTATCATgggataatatttattttgatgataCATATATACTACACTTTTCTAAAgtattcatttatttaaatttgcaATTTGTAGTGAAAAGTATTCGTGTAAATTATACGGCGGCGAACAAAGATTCTAACCCGTGTGCTTTGTGACTTGTGTGATGTTATATTATACGTTTACTAACTGCTTGCCTCATCTGCTTTTCCCAAATTTATCATTTGAtttgtgttttgtgatttgtggtggagaaaaaaagataaaacttaGAAAAGAAGGCAAACAACATTTCAAGTTTGATTAAACAAGAGAATTAAAGGAGAGCTTGTATGGTTGATTTTCCCTCTAATATGGCCCAATCTAATTGGTAAGACACGAGAGAAGACATAATCATAGATAATCTTGATATATTAGTGTGGCCAAAAGCAAAATGATGTTTAACTTTTCTTTTGCTTTGCGACATTAACACCATTCCCTTCTCTTTCAAGTTTCAATTAAGGGTATAAAACCTCTTTTACTTCATTTGTCTCCACCTCTATGCTCCACGTGTCTGTTTCCTATTGCTTGTTGTAACTCATTGGTTACCGCAATTAGTTAGAGCTGTCTTAATCCACCTTCACTACAAGATATCAGGCGAAACTAGTGAAAGTtcaaactcttttttttgtaCCTCTTTTTGCAAAAGACCACCTTTCTCAGTATCTAAGTTCCTGTTAGTTATTATTGTGTATAGTTAACAGTAAAAAGCCTCACCACATTAAACGATGGCAAGAATATTCATTGATAATTTATCACACTAAGAAGTCTATTTGGTGAAAGTAGAGTAGATTAATCACACTAAACTCAAAGATTGCGTCAAGATTTAAGCAAGATCAAGACAGGTCATAGGTGAGAAAGTTGCTTTATATCCATTTTAAACATTAAGCTGCCTATGCTTGCTGGCTGTGTATTATTTTTGGTgtttattgtaaattttattttctcttgtAAATTAGAATTATAAGCCCAATATAAACAATTATACGGCCCAACAAGTCGAGCCCATTATGACGTCCTTAATAAATCGATTAAACCTTTCTTCGTCGTCAAGTCAAGACGCAAGAAACCTTTCTTCTTCGCTGACAGACACTATGAACCTCCCGTCGTCAACTCCGGAGACGGCTGATTCAGCGGCGACTCCCGCCGAGATATGCGAACAATGCGGCAGCCAAGATTCTTGGGTCATACACTCAGCACGTCACCGCGGCGTCCTCCGCTTCTTCTGCACGCACTGCCTCCTCCGCAACCATCCGACGTCGTTTTGCCCCACCTGCTTCGCCTTCTACGACTCTTCCCCTCCGCATCATTCTTGCCGCGTCTCTTGCTCCAAATGCGGCTCCCACACTCACCTCCACTGCGCCGGCGGCGACGAGGAAAGCTCCTCTCCTCCTTACCTCTGTCCTCCTTGCCTGAACCCTAGTTCGTTCTCATTCTTCCGTCCGATCATAAACGCCGACGGCGCTCGCTGCATGGATAAACCCCTCTCGGAGGCGTTCTTGTGCGCCGCCAAGATCTCGGCTTTTTCGATGAGCAGGGCGGTGGTTGTAGCTAATTCGGAAGCTGAGTGGAAGGGGAGAGAGTGTGCGGTGGCGAAGAAGAGATTGCGTGAGGCTGTTGAGGATGTACTCGAGCTGAATGAGAAGGTAAGGTTGGCTATTGCGAAGGTTAAAGAAGAGTCCGGTGATCAAGATCAGAAACCGAAAGTGATAGAGAGCTCGGGCCAAGTTATTCAAGAAAAGTGAGT
It encodes:
- the LOC103836328 gene encoding transcription factor MYB61 encodes the protein MGRHSCCYKQKLRKGLWSPEEDEKLLNHITHHGHGCWSSVPKLAGLQRCGKSCRLRWINYLRPDLKRGAFSPEEENLIVELHSVLGNRWSQIASRLPGRTDNEIKNLWNSSIKKKLKQRGIDPNTHKPISEADNDKPTRSSNDLKSPSSSAATNQDFFLERPSDFSDYFGLQKLNFNSNLTPESSMCSIVPGQFSPGNMVGSVFQTPVCVKPSISLPTDNSSSTVSRGDHAGSNWEFQTNNTSNFFENSGFSWSIPSSSVTKPNHNFEEVKWSDYLNTPFFNSSTVQSQNSQQIYIKSEAEYLAKVSNITDPWSQSQNENLSTPEASDVFSKDLQRMAVSFGQSL
- the LOC103836329 gene encoding uncharacterized protein LOC103836329: MTSLINRLNLSSSSSQDARNLSSSLTDTMNLPSSTPETADSAATPAEICEQCGSQDSWVIHSARHRGVLRFFCTHCLLRNHPTSFCPTCFAFYDSSPPHHSCRVSCSKCGSHTHLHCAGGDEESSSPPYLCPPCLNPSSFSFFRPIINADGARCMDKPLSEAFLCAAKISAFSMSRAVVVANSEAEWKGRECAVAKKRLREAVEDVLELNEKVRLAIAKVKEESGDQDQKPKVIESSGQVIQEK